A DNA window from Borrelia sp. HM contains the following coding sequences:
- a CDS encoding D-alanine--D-alanine ligase: MMRKNLMLIFGGVSFEHEVSLRSAYGVYSALMNLDKYNVFLSFIDKSTGIWYLIESIPNDPALITRDNSAIISLIPGCGMFVNNRDLKIDVVFPIVHGRTGEDGSIQGLLKIMDIPCVGAGILGSAIASNKYFCKLLLKSFNLPLIPFIGFKKYDYLLDKDGIKKDIMQNLGYPVIIKPAMLGSSIGISIAYDETHIEKCIEEAFEYDLTIIVEKFIQVREIECSIIGNDQVKIFTPGEIVIQNFLFYDYDAKYSTIPGNSVIFNIPAQLDTKHLLDIKEYAYLTYRCLELRGMARIDFLIEKCTDLIYINEINTIPGFTDISMFSKMCKHDGLDYESLVDKLITLAFQSYESKKKNIDFRRLEI, from the coding sequence ATTATGAGAAAAAATCTTATGTTAATATTTGGAGGAGTTTCTTTTGAACATGAAGTTTCTCTTAGATCTGCTTATGGGGTTTATTCAGCTCTTATGAATCTTGATAAATATAATGTGTTTTTAAGTTTTATTGATAAAAGTACTGGGATTTGGTATTTGATAGAGTCTATTCCTAATGATCCTGCCTTAATTACAAGAGATAATTCTGCTATTATTAGTTTGATTCCTGGATGTGGGATGTTTGTAAATAATAGGGATCTTAAAATTGATGTTGTGTTTCCAATTGTGCATGGAAGAACAGGTGAGGATGGTTCTATTCAAGGACTTTTAAAAATTATGGATATTCCTTGTGTTGGTGCTGGCATTTTAGGAAGTGCTATTGCTAGTAATAAGTATTTCTGTAAGCTTTTGCTTAAAAGTTTTAATCTCCCCTTAATCCCTTTTATTGGATTTAAAAAATATGATTATCTTTTAGATAAAGATGGAATTAAAAAAGACATAATGCAAAATTTAGGATATCCTGTCATTATAAAGCCAGCTATGCTTGGGTCTTCAATTGGAATAAGTATTGCGTATGATGAGACTCATATTGAAAAGTGCATTGAGGAAGCTTTTGAGTATGATCTAACAATTATTGTAGAAAAATTTATACAGGTAAGAGAAATTGAATGTTCTATTATTGGGAATGATCAAGTTAAGATATTTACTCCGGGGGAGATTGTTATACAAAATTTTTTATTTTATGATTATGATGCTAAATACTCTACTATTCCTGGGAATTCCGTTATATTTAATATTCCTGCTCAACTTGATACTAAGCATTTGTTAGATATTAAGGAGTATGCATATCTTACTTATAGATGTTTAGAGCTTAGGGGTATGGCAAGAATTGATTTTTTAATTGAAAAATGCACTGATTTAATTTATATTAATGAAATAAATACAATTCCAGGGTTTACAGATATTTCTATGTTTTCTAAAATGTGTAAACATGATGGCCTTGATTATGAATCTTTAGTTGATAAATTGATAACTTTGGCTTTTCAAAGTTATGAGTCAAAAAAGAAAAACATTGATTTTAGGCGATTAGAAATTTAA
- a CDS encoding UDP-N-acetylmuramoyl-L-alanyl-D-glutamate--2,6-diaminopimelate ligase — MNKKTLNNILSMLDKNLIKEIKGSCNVEILGLAYDSRNILSNFVFFALPGLRIDGQKFIGEAIQRGSNVIVHTTDIDFYDSNVTYIRIDSWNMRKFMSNFSHIFYNEPSKKLKIIGVTGTDGKSSVCFYIYTLLKSMGVKVGFISTVFFEDGSGTLIKNPYRQSTPESTEIHLVLSKMVENNIEYAVIESTSHGLDSSTSRLIDIAYFAAVLTNVTHEHLEFHGTIQNYLNAKLGLFLSADANNGFGIINMDDDNFSLFLNSINKAYTYSLKNHEADFFVSRINEQINSTEFEFYHKNIRYDARVNLVGSFNVENVMAALIVVNQIMDVDISKIIDKLVNIESLCGRMQGIDFGQNFSLIIDYAHTPGAFVKIFPIFKRLSKNRLISVFGSAGDRDLLKRRLQGEIANRYSDIIILCDEDPRSEDSMQIIKNIAEGISEKILNENLFFIPDRRSAIEKAISIASSGDLVVTLGKGHENSIIYKDRSIFWDEEAVIKDIILNMN, encoded by the coding sequence ATGAATAAAAAAACTCTTAATAATATTTTATCTATGCTTGATAAAAATTTAATCAAGGAGATTAAAGGTTCTTGTAATGTAGAAATATTGGGACTTGCATATGATTCAAGAAATATTTTATCTAATTTTGTATTTTTTGCTCTTCCAGGGCTTCGTATTGATGGTCAAAAATTTATTGGGGAAGCAATTCAGCGAGGTAGCAATGTTATTGTTCATACTACTGATATTGATTTTTATGATTCCAATGTAACATATATTAGAATTGATTCTTGGAATATGAGAAAATTTATGTCAAATTTTTCTCATATTTTTTATAATGAGCCTTCAAAGAAACTGAAGATTATTGGCGTTACAGGAACCGATGGTAAGAGTTCTGTTTGTTTTTATATCTATACTTTATTAAAATCCATGGGTGTTAAAGTTGGATTTATTTCAACAGTATTTTTTGAGGATGGAAGTGGAACTTTAATTAAAAATCCTTATAGGCAGTCAACTCCAGAGTCAACAGAAATTCATTTAGTTCTTAGTAAAATGGTAGAGAATAATATTGAATATGCTGTTATTGAATCTACTTCGCATGGACTTGATTCTAGTACATCAAGACTTATTGATATTGCATATTTTGCTGCTGTTTTAACTAATGTTACTCATGAGCATCTTGAATTTCATGGCACTATTCAAAATTATTTGAATGCTAAACTTGGGCTTTTCTTGTCTGCAGATGCTAATAATGGTTTTGGTATTATAAATATGGATGATGATAATTTTTCTCTGTTCTTAAATTCTATTAATAAAGCTTATACATATAGTTTAAAGAACCATGAAGCTGATTTTTTTGTAAGTAGGATTAATGAACAAATAAACTCTACTGAGTTTGAATTTTATCATAAAAATATCAGGTATGATGCTAGAGTTAATTTGGTTGGTAGTTTTAATGTCGAAAATGTTATGGCGGCTTTAATTGTTGTTAATCAGATTATGGATGTTGATATTTCAAAGATTATTGATAAGCTTGTGAATATTGAGAGTCTTTGTGGACGAATGCAGGGTATTGATTTTGGGCAAAATTTTTCTTTAATTATTGATTATGCACATACTCCTGGGGCTTTTGTTAAAATTTTTCCTATCTTTAAAAGACTGTCTAAGAATAGATTGATTTCTGTTTTTGGTTCTGCTGGAGATAGAGATCTTCTTAAAAGGAGATTACAAGGGGAAATAGCAAATAGGTACTCAGATATAATAATACTTTGTGATGAAGACCCAAGGAGTGAAGATAGTATGCAAATAATTAAAAACATTGCAGAAGGAATTTCAGAAAAGATTTTAAATGAGAATTTATTTTTTATTCCTGATCGAAGAAGTGCAATTGAAAAAGCAATAAGCATTGCAAGTAGTGGTGATTTAGTTGTTACACTTGGAAAGGGACATGAAAATTCAATAATATATAAAGATCGAAGTATTTTTTGGGATGAGGAAGCTGTCATTAAGGATATTATTTTAAATATGAATTAG
- a CDS encoding hemolysin family protein, with protein sequence MLELIIILISIILSAIFSASETAYTSLSLIQLQDIKKKGKLGTIVYHLAQNPSKLVTTILIGNNIANITTSVLTTKFVLDNYGNNALALSTGIITIIVLICSEIFPKQIAIINNERIVLSTSILLKILTIILTPVIYAINSIVKGLLNLCKIKSTQKMTKDSIKNMLFLAEKLGILENDDRIFMQKMLNIGEVRASEIMTHRTEVFLLSSTSKLKDKIKLIKKEGYSRIPVYKGQNREQIIGILITKDLIEISKKKLEKSIVKFIKPAVFVQQNKRIKDILDIMRQKQKIMAIVIDEYGGFSGILTIEDIVEKIFGEIFDEYDFEEEKQLITKKDENIYLISGETTFDEIEETVGIKIQHKDYINTIGGYIMDLLDKIPTKGEQVNTEHGEYLIEEIQNHKIKKITFKKFEKE encoded by the coding sequence ATGTTAGAATTAATAATCATATTAATATCTATAATTCTCTCAGCAATTTTCTCAGCATCAGAGACGGCCTACACATCATTAAGTCTAATTCAACTTCAAGATATAAAGAAAAAAGGCAAGCTAGGAACAATTGTATACCACTTAGCCCAAAATCCATCAAAACTTGTAACAACAATTCTTATTGGAAATAACATTGCAAATATAACAACAAGTGTCCTTACTACAAAATTTGTTCTTGACAACTATGGAAATAATGCCCTTGCTTTATCAACTGGAATAATAACAATAATAGTTCTCATTTGCTCAGAAATATTTCCTAAACAGATTGCTATTATAAATAATGAGCGTATAGTTTTATCAACCTCAATCCTACTCAAGATATTAACAATTATATTAACACCAGTAATATACGCAATTAATAGCATAGTCAAAGGTTTATTAAACCTTTGCAAAATAAAATCAACTCAAAAGATGACTAAAGACAGCATAAAAAACATGTTATTTTTAGCTGAAAAACTAGGTATTTTAGAAAATGATGATAGAATATTCATGCAAAAAATGTTAAACATAGGAGAAGTTAGAGCATCTGAAATTATGACACACCGTACAGAAGTATTTTTACTATCAAGCACATCAAAACTAAAAGATAAAATTAAATTAATTAAAAAAGAAGGATATTCTAGAATTCCTGTATATAAAGGTCAAAATCGAGAACAAATAATTGGAATTTTAATAACTAAAGATTTAATTGAAATTAGTAAAAAAAAACTTGAAAAAAGTATTGTTAAATTTATTAAACCTGCTGTTTTTGTACAACAAAACAAAAGAATAAAAGATATACTAGACATAATGCGACAAAAGCAAAAAATAATGGCAATTGTTATAGATGAATATGGAGGATTTTCAGGAATACTTACAATAGAAGACATAGTAGAAAAAATATTTGGAGAAATATTTGATGAATATGATTTTGAAGAAGAAAAACAACTTATTACTAAAAAAGATGAAAATATATATCTAATATCTGGAGAGACTACATTTGATGAAATTGAAGAAACAGTTGGAATAAAAATTCAACACAAGGACTATATAAATACAATTGGAGGATACATCATGGATTTACTGGATAAAATACCTACAAAAGGAGAACAAGTTAATACAGAACATGGAGAATATTTAATAGAAGAAATTCAAAATCATAAAATAAAAAAAATAACATTCAAAAAATTTGAAAAAGAATGA
- the hflK gene encoding FtsH protease activity modulator HflK, whose protein sequence is MLNNIIRFLNKTYDYMIILIILAIILIITISNVFIVGPSDEAIVLRLGKLNRTLESGIHIKIPLIEEKVIVPVKIVQEVKFGFNTNHKTINSPDEEEGIIITGDLNIITVEWLVQYKISNPYSFMFKVEHPEETIKDIAKSSMNRLIGDNTIFEIINDNRVGVTEGVRASMNEIINKYDLGIDIVQVQIRNAMPPKGKVYEAFEDVNIAIQDKNKFINEGKKKFNQVIPKIKGEALKLIEEAQGYKENRINNALAETAIFNAILEAYTKSPEITRERMYNEAMKEILENKDNIEIIDKNLKNFLPFKEVK, encoded by the coding sequence ATGCTAAACAATATAATAAGATTTCTTAATAAAACATATGATTACATGATCATACTAATTATACTAGCAATAATATTAATAATAACTATTTCAAATGTTTTTATAGTGGGGCCATCTGACGAGGCAATTGTTCTTCGTCTTGGTAAGCTTAATAGAACACTTGAATCAGGAATACATATCAAAATTCCATTAATCGAAGAAAAAGTCATTGTACCTGTCAAGATAGTACAAGAAGTTAAATTTGGTTTTAATACAAACCACAAAACAATAAACTCTCCAGATGAAGAGGAAGGAATAATTATTACTGGTGATTTAAACATAATCACTGTTGAATGGTTAGTGCAATATAAAATTAGCAACCCATATTCTTTCATGTTTAAGGTAGAACACCCTGAAGAAACCATAAAAGACATAGCTAAATCATCAATGAATAGATTAATTGGCGACAATACTATTTTTGAGATAATTAATGATAACAGAGTTGGAGTAACAGAAGGAGTAAGAGCTTCTATGAATGAAATCATAAATAAGTATGATTTGGGCATTGATATTGTGCAAGTACAAATCAGAAATGCTATGCCACCAAAGGGAAAAGTTTATGAGGCATTTGAAGATGTTAACATTGCAATCCAAGATAAAAATAAATTCATTAATGAGGGAAAGAAAAAATTTAATCAAGTTATACCAAAAATTAAAGGAGAAGCACTTAAACTAATAGAAGAAGCACAAGGATATAAAGAAAATAGAATAAATAACGCATTAGCTGAAACTGCTATCTTTAATGCAATACTTGAAGCATACACTAAATCACCTGAAATTACACGAGAGAGAATGTATAATGAAGCAATGAAGGAAATTCTTGAAAATAAAGATAATATTGAAATAATCGACAAAAACTTAAAAAATTTCCTACCATTTAAGGAGGTCAAATAA
- the hflC gene encoding protease modulator HflC: protein MKHILKFLFLITKILASILILGLTLLAIVQPIYILKENEISITTRLGKIERTENTAGLKYKIPFIENVQVFPRNILRWDGEPQRIPTGGEEKQLIWIDTTARWRISDINQFYTAIKTMDRAYTRINAAIEPAVRGVIAKYPLLEIIRSSNNPIQRLSDGVLIPQETQNNTTYKIVKGRKIIENEIIKVSNHNTKDIGIEIVDVLIRKISYDPSLIDSVHNRMISERQQIAEEQRSLGIAEQTKILGSIEKEKLKILSEARAEAAKTKAEGDLNAAKIYENSYGRNAEFYKFWQTLESYKTTLKDKRKIFSTDMDFFKYLHNKK, encoded by the coding sequence ATGAAGCACATATTAAAATTTTTATTTCTTATAACAAAAATTCTAGCTTCTATATTAATACTAGGACTAACACTCTTAGCTATAGTACAACCAATCTATATTTTAAAAGAAAATGAAATTTCAATCACTACAAGGCTTGGAAAAATTGAAAGAACTGAAAATACAGCAGGTCTTAAATATAAAATCCCATTCATTGAAAATGTACAAGTATTTCCCAGAAATATTCTTAGATGGGATGGAGAACCTCAAAGAATTCCAACAGGAGGAGAAGAAAAGCAATTAATCTGGATAGACACAACTGCTAGGTGGAGAATCTCGGATATTAATCAATTCTATACAGCAATTAAAACAATGGACAGAGCCTACACAAGAATCAATGCTGCTATTGAGCCTGCTGTTAGAGGTGTCATTGCAAAATATCCTTTACTTGAAATTATCAGAAGCTCAAATAATCCTATTCAACGCCTATCTGATGGAGTTTTAATACCACAAGAAACTCAAAATAACACAACCTATAAAATTGTCAAAGGTAGAAAAATAATTGAAAATGAAATAATTAAAGTTTCTAATCACAATACAAAAGACATTGGAATTGAGATTGTAGATGTCCTTATTCGAAAAATAAGTTATGATCCAAGTTTAATTGACTCAGTACATAACAGAATGATTTCAGAAAGGCAACAAATTGCAGAAGAGCAAAGAAGTTTGGGAATTGCTGAGCAAACAAAAATCCTTGGTAGTATTGAAAAAGAAAAATTAAAAATATTAAGTGAAGCAAGAGCTGAAGCAGCTAAAACTAAAGCTGAAGGAGATCTTAATGCTGCAAAAATTTATGAAAACTCTTATGGACGAAATGCTGAATTTTACAAATTTTGGCAAACACTAGAAAGTTATAAAACCACACTTAAAGATAAAAGAAAAATATTCTCAACAGATATGGATTTTTTCAAATATTTACATAATAAAAAATAA